The following are from one region of the Pygocentrus nattereri isolate fPygNat1 chromosome 20, fPygNat1.pri, whole genome shotgun sequence genome:
- the slc14a2 gene encoding urea transporter 2 isoform X1, producing MPGTHISEGILTNITNPFRTSIPEYSKELQPLMANTVPQTGQKKAQAPENSEQRTPTGSSSRAKVKAKLARLVSYFAGDMAPFAEWMKGQFILIQILDWVLRGAAQVMFVNNPLSGLIIFAGLILQSRWVALNGFIGTLSATISALILKQNRGAIAAGLYGYNGILVGLLMAVFSNAGDWYWWLLLPNIFMSMACPIVSSALASINSRWDLPVFTLPFNILVCLHMVATGHYNLHFPQVLIQPRTSFPNLAWSELDYALLFRSIPVGVGQVYGCDNAWTGGIFIIALFISSPITCVHAVIGSAIGMVSGLALAAPFENIYFGLWGYNCVLACIAIGGMFYALTWQTHLLAVACAFFCAYLGSAISNVMATFSLPACTWPFCLSALTFLLITTETKTIYKLPLAKVAYPEKNLIYFWKMKKEERAEKLRKAQEGMQEKEAQMGKAEVKITIGSQEQEQQEQPEDSAERTVTDMSDKENSTEDETFTVST from the exons ATGCCTGGAACGCATATCTCAGAG GGTATTCTAACGAATATCACAAATCCCTTCCGAACATCCATTCCTGAGTACTCTAAG GAGCTACAACCACTCATGGCGAACACGGTTCCTCAGACGGGGCAGAAGAAGGCTCAGGCCCCCGAGAACAGCGAACAGCGCACCCCCACGGGCTCTTCATCCAGGGCCAAGGTGAAGGCCAAACTCGCACGGCTGGTGTCCTACTTTGCTGGAGACATGGCTCCCTTTGCGGAGTGGATGAAAG GTCAGTTCATCCTCATTCAGATTTTGGATTGGGTGCTGAGGGGGGCAGCACAGGTCATGTTTGTGAACAACCCCCTGAGTGGACTAATCATCTTTGCTGGACTCATCCTCCAGAGCAGATGGGTGGCTCTCAATGGCTTCATTGGCACCTTATCTGCCACCATCTCAGCCCTCATTCTGAAACAAAACAG GGGTGCAATAGCAGCAGGCTTGTATGGATATAATGGAATCCTGGTTGGTCTTTTGATGGCCGTCTTCTCCAACGCGGGGGACTGGTACTGGTGGCTTTTGTTACCCAACATCTTCATGTCAATGGCATG CCCAATAGTCTCTAGTGCTCTGGCCTCCATCAACAGTCGGTGGGATCTGCCAGTGTTCACTCTGCCTTTCAACATCCTGGTGTGCCTGCACATGGTGGCTACAGGCCACTACAACCTGCACTTCCCTCAGGTTCTGATCCAGCCTCGCACCTCCTTCCCCAACCTTGCCTGGTCCGAGCTGGATTATGCTTTG CTCTTTCGATCCATTCCGGTGGGTGTCGGGCAGGTCTACGGCTGTGACAATGCTTGGACAGGAGGCATATTCATCATTGCCCTCTTTATTTCTTCACCAATCACTTGTGTGCATGCAGTTATTGGTTCAGCTATCGGTATGGTGTCAG GTCTCGCTCTTGCTGCACCATTTGAGAACATCTACTTTGGACTGTGGGGATATAACTGTGTTTTAGCTTGCATTGCGATTGGCGGAATGTTCTATGCTCTCACATGGCAGACCCACCTCCTGGCTGTAGCCTGTG CATTTTTCTGCGCCTACCTTGGCTCTGCTATTTCCAACGTGATGGCCACT TTCAGCCTCCCAGCATGCACTTGGCCCTTCTGCCTGTCTGCCCTCACTTTCCTCTTGATCACCACGGAGACGAAAACCATCTATAAGCTTCCGCTGGCCAAAGTGGCCTATCCTGAGAAAAACCTCATCTACTTCTGGAAgatgaagaaagaagagagagctgagaagCTGAGGAAAGCCCAAGAGGGGATGCAGGAGAAGGAGGCACAGATGGGAAAAGCAGAGGTAAAGATCACGATAGGGAGTCAAGagcaggagcagcaggagcAACCAGAGGACAGCGCAGAGAGGACGGTGACAGACATGAGTGACAAAGAGAATTCTACAGAAGATGAAACTTTTACTGTCAGCACATAA
- the slc14a2 gene encoding urea transporter 2 isoform X2, translated as MPGTHISEELQPLMANTVPQTGQKKAQAPENSEQRTPTGSSSRAKVKAKLARLVSYFAGDMAPFAEWMKGQFILIQILDWVLRGAAQVMFVNNPLSGLIIFAGLILQSRWVALNGFIGTLSATISALILKQNRGAIAAGLYGYNGILVGLLMAVFSNAGDWYWWLLLPNIFMSMACPIVSSALASINSRWDLPVFTLPFNILVCLHMVATGHYNLHFPQVLIQPRTSFPNLAWSELDYALLFRSIPVGVGQVYGCDNAWTGGIFIIALFISSPITCVHAVIGSAIGMVSGLALAAPFENIYFGLWGYNCVLACIAIGGMFYALTWQTHLLAVACAFFCAYLGSAISNVMATFSLPACTWPFCLSALTFLLITTETKTIYKLPLAKVAYPEKNLIYFWKMKKEERAEKLRKAQEGMQEKEAQMGKAEVKITIGSQEQEQQEQPEDSAERTVTDMSDKENSTEDETFTVST; from the exons ATGCCTGGAACGCATATCTCAGAG GAGCTACAACCACTCATGGCGAACACGGTTCCTCAGACGGGGCAGAAGAAGGCTCAGGCCCCCGAGAACAGCGAACAGCGCACCCCCACGGGCTCTTCATCCAGGGCCAAGGTGAAGGCCAAACTCGCACGGCTGGTGTCCTACTTTGCTGGAGACATGGCTCCCTTTGCGGAGTGGATGAAAG GTCAGTTCATCCTCATTCAGATTTTGGATTGGGTGCTGAGGGGGGCAGCACAGGTCATGTTTGTGAACAACCCCCTGAGTGGACTAATCATCTTTGCTGGACTCATCCTCCAGAGCAGATGGGTGGCTCTCAATGGCTTCATTGGCACCTTATCTGCCACCATCTCAGCCCTCATTCTGAAACAAAACAG GGGTGCAATAGCAGCAGGCTTGTATGGATATAATGGAATCCTGGTTGGTCTTTTGATGGCCGTCTTCTCCAACGCGGGGGACTGGTACTGGTGGCTTTTGTTACCCAACATCTTCATGTCAATGGCATG CCCAATAGTCTCTAGTGCTCTGGCCTCCATCAACAGTCGGTGGGATCTGCCAGTGTTCACTCTGCCTTTCAACATCCTGGTGTGCCTGCACATGGTGGCTACAGGCCACTACAACCTGCACTTCCCTCAGGTTCTGATCCAGCCTCGCACCTCCTTCCCCAACCTTGCCTGGTCCGAGCTGGATTATGCTTTG CTCTTTCGATCCATTCCGGTGGGTGTCGGGCAGGTCTACGGCTGTGACAATGCTTGGACAGGAGGCATATTCATCATTGCCCTCTTTATTTCTTCACCAATCACTTGTGTGCATGCAGTTATTGGTTCAGCTATCGGTATGGTGTCAG GTCTCGCTCTTGCTGCACCATTTGAGAACATCTACTTTGGACTGTGGGGATATAACTGTGTTTTAGCTTGCATTGCGATTGGCGGAATGTTCTATGCTCTCACATGGCAGACCCACCTCCTGGCTGTAGCCTGTG CATTTTTCTGCGCCTACCTTGGCTCTGCTATTTCCAACGTGATGGCCACT TTCAGCCTCCCAGCATGCACTTGGCCCTTCTGCCTGTCTGCCCTCACTTTCCTCTTGATCACCACGGAGACGAAAACCATCTATAAGCTTCCGCTGGCCAAAGTGGCCTATCCTGAGAAAAACCTCATCTACTTCTGGAAgatgaagaaagaagagagagctgagaagCTGAGGAAAGCCCAAGAGGGGATGCAGGAGAAGGAGGCACAGATGGGAAAAGCAGAGGTAAAGATCACGATAGGGAGTCAAGagcaggagcagcaggagcAACCAGAGGACAGCGCAGAGAGGACGGTGACAGACATGAGTGACAAAGAGAATTCTACAGAAGATGAAACTTTTACTGTCAGCACATAA